The genomic interval GTCGGTTCGATTAAAGCGATTGAGGTCACGAAAAGGTCAGTCGTTTCATTAtctgagaatattttgagacaaatttattaataaatgacaGACATAACATAATTATCactttaaattgataaaatacgCAAAAAATAAATGTCCCATATCGCattattaacgaaataaatagtAGTGACGAATGTTAGTTATTATATACGAAGTAGATGGCGccgataaattatttttctataaatatcaattttattatttaataaatggattttttttattagaacttACCTATAATTTGGTTCTGCGACTAAAAAAACGTTACCCAATTTTTGAAAGGCACATAAAATAGCTggtaaacataataaaaaataaatttttctttggtaTCTACCAAATTCGCCAAGTAACGATATCACATCGTCATAACTCATTTTGGATGATAAATAATCTGGAAAAACcataatttaaacaatatttttcaaaaaaaaagtccCAAGTTTGTTTAACTAGATAAACtgttaatataattatacacaATAGAACAAAATGGCGGCATTTTGAAGATGCACATAACTGTTGCCAGGgtgattttattaaacttttaaatAGCATTGTACAATCAACTACATATcgaaaacgaaaatttatcataaataatttcCCAAAAAGTTTTAAGGGAAGTAAATGAATTTAGAATCTAATAGTCAATTGTTTACATTTCTATCTGTCTCGGGGTCATTGACTTCAGTTCATggtcaatttttatcttattttaaacttttcgataattttattttcagtctaTTCGTAAATAAAACCGATACCGAAAtagaacaacaaaaacaaataaatgatatatataataatatcaagtataaaataaaataaaattaaaacacaatAAACGACATATCGACATGGCAACAGCGTAAATGAAACGATAAAAGAAATATGGCCGTGGAATAATAATTACGTCAGACGTGTATAGAAACTATTAGAAGTTCTTGCCAGGTACTTCTAGTATAATTTGTAATTGTAGgcattaaaattaaattgatctaagtaaaaattaatatatcttATCTCAAGCATTCAATAAATCAGTCCGGAAGTCGGTTTTTGATAACCATAACATGCATGCAAATGACATGCGTAAAAGTCACAGACATATCACAAGATGTTTCGTGGTAAAAGCTAATATGAAATCATAGAACTAAGAATGTCGATTGCATAATGAAACTAAACGGAAATATTACATTCAAATGTAATTAGGGTAATGAGATGTACTTAATTAGTTTTGAATgttacaaatttctttataatcTATTTCAATGTTGAATTCGAGGTATTGAAAATTACTGTACGTACTGTGACCTTCAAAATTTGTTGATCTTAAACGTGGACCGTACGTTTCCTGTTGTGAAGTAACTAAACGATAAATGAAAAGTAAATTAAGCGTAAATTAGACGAAATTCGttaaatgaacattttatttaGATCAAATTTATTAATCTTCGTTATTGTCGTACggaaattacaaacaaatttatttcttccaGTCATCTAAATAGatgtaataaaatgataaatttcttttttactgTCATAGGTCAACTTTGTAATTTTTTcctatcaattaaaattaacagTATGCCAAGTTGTGTCTTGCGTATATTCTTCGACTTGTAAATAAACGCAACGTTGccatatcgaaaaatttttagttaactATTGTATATAAGCTGAGCTCACATTTTAATACATATGCAAATATTATTTGAGTTACTTCTCTAAGAAATAATAACGAGTTGACATGCATGCAATACTTATAAACTAAAAATCACGagtttaattgaacattttttttttcattttagacGTGAAATGTtgataaagataattttttccttataattTCCTTCCATGTTGATAACGTTAACCATACACGGTTAATGAAAAtgacaaataatttgattttcaatatttatttcgatacaaacaaaattttggtAGTTTATTTATTATCCAGTGATATTTACACTTCttatcactcaaatatttgttcTTCTAATCATAATATTAATTAGAGGGAGATTAATTCGTAATAAACTTCAATTAAAGTACGCAAATATCTAATTTCCAAAACAATTTGCATATAAATTTAGTTGATATAATATAAGACAACCTGTATACTTTTAAAACGATAAACgtatacaacaaaataattttcagtaagTATACAAgtagatttttgaataaatatttgccgccttctcaatttatttaaataaataatcgtaaatcgttattaaaatattaagtgAGATCTTACCTTAcgtaatttgaattaaataaatcgtCTAACACACTAAGAAAAAACTATAGTTGTAATATATTTAACTgtataaaaaatactattatattaatataattacagacatttttttaggaaattGAGCACATGTACACACGTTCCTACCGTCAAAATTATATTGCTACTAGACGATTCCATTCTATAATCCAATCAAGTTTTGAACGCCCCACTTTCTTTAACTTGCGTCTATATTTGATTGGTCGATTGGATCGTCCGTTGTTTTCTGAGCATGCGCGAAATGTTTATAGATTTTCCAACGGATGCTGTAGAGGTGTGATTGACATAATAAAACGAATTAATTCATGGTTTTTCTATTGGGTTGTTGGAACAGTTACACATTTAGGAaacaatttcgattttttacaTACAGTCGTTGTGATACCTTTATCATAGTCGAGATTTATTATCGAAGCGTCATGGGGAaagaatgaaatataataattgttaattaattaaaacttttattgaatttataataaaatgtagaGGTGGAATTAACGCGTGTTATAAAATTACGTCTTGAAATAATGGttataaattacatttattgTCAATCACTgcagaaaacaaataaaaacgcATTCAGTTTATTCTAaaagtagaataaataaaataagatgtcgatatattatatattgttaaaGGTAATGGTTGATAATGATGTTTATTTGTTGTGGCAATATCAATGTTATACTTTCTTTctgatttggaaaaataatacgTGATACTACCACAAAAATATGGACATTGAAGACTTCTAACGACCGATTCATAAATTTGACTTTCCGTTTACCGTCTATTGACCCTATTGGTAAACTTGCTGCcattaacctaaaaatttattgctttgtgatttcgtaatatttttgttagtaataTGGTATTTATAGACGCATTTATGGAAAATTACgaagtgtttttaatatttgatcaCGTGATAAACTCAAACGGATGTGATTGGCTCTTTTCTATTACTATTATGTCGCAAATGGTAGACGGCGACGtcaaacggcaactatgaatggtcttatatattttaatgatgacagatgacagttgACGTACTGATGTggagttttaaaaaatttcagatcgtaaaaattatagaattttgtaataaaacaggctagaagttatttattttgcaacaagtagaatttttttaataacactttctattattgaaaaatttaacattttatatAAGAAACTATGTAAGCTGTTACTTATTTCAATCGTCATCTTCTTCAGTCTCACTTTGATGCGTTTCTAAATATCGAGAAATTTGATTCTTCATTGCATTGTCTTTAACTAAATCTGTCACTCTCAATTGTCTACTGGTGCAGCCTATGTAAGGACATTTTGCTTTCTGTTTTACACGTTTAATGTAATCCACTATTGAATCGTATTCGTAAATATGATCGCACGTTTTATTTCGGCACGGATTCCTTACAACCACTTTAGTAATAGGATCGATTGGTGGAGAAAACACATTAGAATACATTAAAGAATCGTCTACCGCTTCGTATTGatcattatcaatttttttcttcttaatccGTATTTCTTTGACGTCAGATAAATCTTTGAATACCACTTTCCAAACTTTACTATCTTGATGATTTATTGTAGATCTAGTGGCTAAGCTTTCGTAACAATCTTGATACAGTGTATCTACATCTTCACATGTTGTTGAATTATTCAACTTTTCATCTAATAGTTGTATAGCTTTATCTGTTTTATCATATTCTTGTTCTAACTTACTGTAAGCTTCCACTTGTTGTTTTAAAAGGTTAATATCGTCTTCACTACCGCACAcgtttgttattatttttttccaagtttctaATGATCTCGTAATGTTTTCTAACATTTCGTCAGTTTTACGTAATACTGACATAATTGTTTTTAACACTTTCTTTTAATCAAATCACAAAAATTCGGATTGTTTATACCTTCTTAagaaaacttcttcttttttttaaacgaattgtgacgttttatcaaaatacatcATCACAATCGGTCATTAATATTTACAAGAATTTGAATAAGGTTTTGTTGAtgttaatcatatattttttattcattcagtATATTTTCGTAGTAggttaaaaaaaacaacaaaaattatcaattttggCATATTTTACTGTATTCATGTATTCGATTGTAGTGATGACAGAAACGTCAGAAATCATTAGAAACGtcaatttacttcaaaatttattgattagtCTTGAAGGTAGTGACAATTCATTAGAGGGAGTATTCTAATAATCtgaaaatattcgaatttcgatgaatttttaaACGTACAAACCAAACATTCAGACTTataaggtaaaaaaaatgaaattttagtgCGGGGttgataataaatgtttttaaattgtattttatcgATTTAGTTATGATGTCTGCTGCTGGGACACCCTCAACAGATCCATGGGTGATTCTAGCTAGAGAAAGAGCTAGATACGAAGAGCAGTTTAAATCATTGAAACCCAACAATGGTATCATCACCGGAGAACAAGCTAAATCGTTTTTCTTACAATCCCAGCTACCACCCATCATATTGGGTCAGATATGGTaagtttacatatttttttataattctattgcTGAATCTCTATGCGTGCGCTATTATAGGGCACTAGCAGATACTGATGCAGATGGAAAAATGAACATAGAAGAATTTTCAATAGCATGTAAgcttattaatttaaaattacgCGGTTTTGACGTTCCCAAAGGACTTCCCCCGTCTCTTCTAGCTTCCCTTAAGGGTAATACACCTCCTGCTATTCCTCCATTACCAAATACAAACCTTGTTCATCCTCCAACTAGACCTGAACCTCCTAAAATCCCCCCTATGCTGACGACACAACCGGTTGTACCACCACAACAACCGTTATTACCGAATCTAATTGGACCAACGTCAAGCAATATTCAGGGAAGTGGGATTCAAACAGGAGTGATCCCACCTATGTCTAATTTTACTACAACTATTCCTACAGGTAGATAATGttgtttaaatgaaattttgtatttactaaGTTTATTTTAAGGAATTGTTCCACCTATGCAGTCAACTACACCTCTAGTTCAACCGCTTATTGATTCAGTACCACCAATGCCTTCCGCAGTTCCTCTAGTTTCTGGAATACCTCTTTCTTCATCTACTGTTCAACCTATAATGCCCAATACTGCTTTAGGATCAGTTCCAATGATACCTCCAGTACCGGTTAATACTGTTGCACCATTAACAGGTCCCGGTATATCACCTGGACAATCGGTAGGAGTTGTTAGTAGACCAGGGGCTACTAGTACACCTAGAGCTAGTGTTACCAGTTTGGAAAGGACGCATTCAATTGAATCTGTATCGTAAGTTGATATAGATATAGTTTGGTAGTTGTATCGAGTTGTTTATTTATAGAAGTCAACCAGAATGGTCGGTTCCTCATCAAACAAAGTTGAAATACACACAAATATTTAATACGACCGATAGGACACGTAGTGGATTCTTGTCAGGAGCTCAAGCTAGAAATGTTATGGTACAAACGAAATTGCCACAAAATATTT from Diorhabda sublineata isolate icDioSubl1.1 chromosome 8, icDioSubl1.1, whole genome shotgun sequence carries:
- the LOC130448489 gene encoding E3 SUMO-protein ligase NSE2-like translates to MSVLRKTDEMLENITRSLETWKKIITNVCGSEDDINLLKQQVEAYSKLEQEYDKTDKAIQLLDEKLNNSTTCEDVDTLYQDCYESLATRSTINHQDSKVWKVVFKDLSDVKEIRIKKKKIDNDQYEAVDDSLMYSNVFSPPIDPITKVVVRNPCRNKTCDHIYEYDSIVDYIKRVKQKAKCPYIGCTSRQLRVTDLVKDNAMKNQISRYLETHQSETEEDDD